In a genomic window of Infirmifilum sp. NZ:
- a CDS encoding DUF504 domain-containing protein, with protein MKNPMRNFFQRVLWDKSLDRKTVVVKILSRGFQGGIEEFTGESVTGVTRDGLLVVIGGVAKFIPFHRIIEIKCGGKVIFSKKESIYSFDV; from the coding sequence ATGAAAAACCCTATGCGGAATTTCTTTCAAAGGGTTCTCTGGGATAAAAGTCTTGATAGGAAGACTGTAGTTGTGAAAATCCTGTCGAGGGGCTTTCAAGGCGGCATCGAGGAGTTTACTGGCGAGAGCGTGACCGGTGTCACGCGGGACGGCTTACTGGTGGTGATTGGGGGAGTAGCTAAATTTATCCCGTTTCACCGGATAATCGAGATAAAATGCGGAGGTAAAGTTATCTTCAGTAAAAAAGAATCGATTTACAGCTTTGATGTTTGA
- a CDS encoding threonine--tRNA ligase gives MKILLIHARSFEYEAREKAVDSAEELSEGNRTGRAENALVAFVTVEKGDSSDPGIAEKAAQEIRDVYTRVGASEVVLYPYAHLSDNLAEPGEALPLLKSIEELLKAQGASVKRAPFGWYKRFTVECYGHPLSELSRTIRPGEKARRGFEDFAVMLPDGRVVGVEELPSGLPEDFVALLEAEVFKRRREGGEPSYLEYCRKFGFEWEPMSDLGHMRYGPEATIIVEVVAEYAWRVARSLGIPVYKVRGTNTFNLEHKPVLQHAQLYGDRLYQLEVDDKKLILRYAACHQQFAMIKDWDISYRNLPLGMLEIADSYRLEQPGELLLCFRLRKFTMPDLHIFCKDLREAMELSFKVHEKIYEEIRKLGRDYVSIYNLTRSFLEANKEYVKRLVEAEGKPVLLHFVPEGKYYWVLNVEYNIIDELGRPREIGTFQIDVGNAERFDITYVDENGQRKHPVIIHTALIGSIERYIFAVLDTAAKKAKAGGLPSLPVWLSPVQVRVIPFTKEFLAEADRLADMLEAEGFRVDVDDRDESISKRIRDAEVKWIPYVVVIGKREAETGRLSVRVRGEGQLEMDLRELLSRLKRDTEGYPLVSSRLPRYLSLRPRYR, from the coding sequence TTGAAGATCCTCCTCATCCACGCACGGAGCTTCGAGTACGAGGCAAGGGAGAAGGCCGTTGACTCCGCTGAGGAGCTATCTGAAGGTAACAGGACTGGCCGCGCGGAAAACGCGCTGGTGGCCTTTGTGACCGTCGAAAAAGGCGACTCCTCAGATCCAGGTATCGCTGAAAAAGCCGCTCAAGAGATAAGGGATGTGTACACTCGCGTGGGCGCGTCTGAAGTCGTGCTGTACCCTTACGCGCACCTCTCTGACAACCTCGCTGAGCCCGGCGAAGCGTTACCGTTGCTGAAATCCATCGAGGAGCTGTTGAAGGCGCAGGGTGCGAGCGTCAAGAGAGCCCCATTTGGCTGGTACAAGCGCTTCACTGTCGAGTGCTACGGACACCCGCTCTCCGAGCTCTCGAGAACGATAAGGCCCGGTGAAAAAGCCAGGAGGGGGTTCGAGGACTTCGCGGTGATGCTCCCCGATGGTAGGGTGGTTGGGGTCGAGGAGTTGCCCAGCGGACTGCCGGAGGACTTTGTCGCACTGCTCGAGGCAGAGGTTTTCAAGCGCCGGCGCGAAGGGGGTGAACCGTCGTACCTAGAGTACTGCCGGAAGTTCGGCTTCGAGTGGGAGCCCATGAGCGACCTCGGCCACATGCGGTACGGACCAGAGGCCACTATAATCGTTGAAGTGGTTGCCGAGTACGCTTGGCGGGTAGCCCGGAGCTTAGGGATACCGGTGTACAAGGTGAGGGGCACCAACACCTTCAACCTCGAGCACAAACCCGTTCTGCAGCACGCGCAGCTCTACGGAGACAGACTCTACCAGCTGGAGGTCGACGACAAGAAACTAATACTCAGGTACGCGGCGTGCCACCAGCAGTTCGCAATGATAAAGGACTGGGATATAAGCTACAGGAACCTCCCCCTCGGGATGCTCGAGATAGCTGACAGCTACAGGCTTGAGCAGCCTGGAGAGCTGCTACTCTGTTTCCGCCTCAGGAAGTTCACCATGCCTGATCTGCACATCTTCTGTAAGGACCTTCGCGAGGCGATGGAGCTCTCCTTCAAGGTGCACGAGAAGATATACGAGGAGATCCGGAAGCTGGGCCGCGACTACGTCAGTATATACAACTTGACGAGGTCCTTCCTCGAGGCCAACAAGGAGTATGTTAAGAGGCTGGTTGAGGCGGAGGGGAAGCCCGTTCTTCTGCACTTCGTCCCGGAGGGCAAGTACTACTGGGTCCTCAACGTTGAGTACAACATCATCGACGAGCTCGGCAGACCCAGGGAGATAGGAACTTTCCAGATCGACGTCGGCAACGCTGAGCGCTTCGACATCACCTACGTGGACGAAAATGGGCAGCGCAAACACCCGGTCATCATCCACACAGCGCTCATCGGCTCTATCGAGAGGTACATTTTCGCCGTTCTCGACACCGCGGCGAAGAAGGCTAAGGCCGGGGGCCTACCCTCCCTCCCTGTCTGGCTATCGCCAGTCCAGGTGAGGGTAATCCCGTTTACGAAAGAGTTCCTTGCAGAGGCTGACAGGCTTGCGGACATGCTGGAGGCCGAGGGCTTCAGGGTTGACGTAGACGACAGGGACGAGAGCATATCGAAGAGGATAAGGGACGCCGAGGTTAAGTGGATACCATACGTGGTGGTCATAGGGAAGAGAGAGGCCGAAACAGGGAGGCTGAGCGTCAGGGTGAGGGGAGAAGGACAGCTGGAGATGGACCTTCGCGAGCTGCTGAGCAGGCTCAAAAGGGACACGGAAGGCTACCCGCTGGTCAGCTCGAGGCTTCCAAGGTATTTAAGCCTCAGACCGAGGTACAGGTAA
- a CDS encoding radical SAM protein: protein MALKLSPRDLYYRKILLTRELENKLPLDVALKVRGDYHARKPPRPCGATVHSVVGCAYRCTYCYLPDMGVSNSVYNIYALSGEEMTYALLSNPSFLPGRLGTLIAIGSLGEPFVDDSAFHRTLEYLQAFSRYLGNPTQFSTKSALKETQVRALASVKLPLSPLVTLVTLTKSERLEPGAPSPEARLETIKMMRKNGLHPVVFLRPLIPGVNSEEVDDMLAASKAHGAVGVVIGGFRVTPLILDRLEKAGFDTSEIRRRVKAELRQGKQLPLELHDVKKEALAIAREKGLVPFLSACCANNYTAMLHDGLRAPCPGLDYIDGKFCTLCPVNCPSIQTAVDESEVKEFVEKLTSVKVSELQLDEKFIYLRLAGKKRIPPHVRAVLEIGYRRKVVVR, encoded by the coding sequence TTGGCTCTGAAGCTCTCGCCTCGTGACCTCTACTACAGGAAAATCCTTCTTACGCGAGAGCTCGAGAACAAGCTACCCCTAGATGTTGCCCTGAAGGTTAGGGGTGATTACCACGCTAGAAAGCCGCCCAGACCCTGCGGCGCAACAGTGCACAGCGTTGTTGGCTGTGCTTACCGGTGCACCTACTGCTACCTACCGGACATGGGGGTTAGCAACTCCGTGTACAATATCTACGCCCTTAGCGGGGAGGAGATGACGTACGCCCTGCTATCAAACCCCTCCTTCCTTCCGGGAAGGCTCGGTACCCTAATAGCAATTGGAAGCCTGGGCGAGCCCTTCGTGGACGATTCGGCTTTTCACCGCACGCTCGAGTACCTTCAAGCGTTTAGCAGGTACCTTGGCAATCCCACTCAGTTCTCTACCAAGAGTGCTCTTAAAGAGACTCAGGTCAGAGCTTTAGCCTCTGTTAAGCTTCCCTTAAGCCCCCTGGTAACGCTGGTGACTCTAACAAAAAGTGAGCGTCTCGAGCCTGGAGCACCATCCCCGGAAGCTAGGCTAGAGACCATTAAGATGATGAGGAAAAACGGGCTACACCCGGTGGTGTTCCTCAGGCCGCTCATCCCTGGCGTCAACAGCGAGGAGGTCGACGACATGCTTGCGGCGTCTAAAGCCCACGGAGCTGTCGGGGTTGTGATCGGAGGGTTTAGGGTCACCCCTTTAATACTCGATCGCCTTGAGAAGGCAGGCTTCGACACCTCCGAGATCAGAAGAAGGGTGAAAGCCGAGCTCAGGCAGGGGAAGCAGCTCCCACTGGAGCTTCATGATGTGAAAAAGGAAGCCCTGGCCATCGCTAGGGAGAAGGGTTTAGTCCCCTTCCTCAGCGCCTGCTGCGCGAACAACTACACGGCCATGCTCCACGACGGGCTCCGTGCCCCATGCCCGGGGCTCGACTACATTGACGGTAAGTTCTGCACACTCTGCCCTGTTAATTGTCCAAGTATTCAGACCGCTGTAGACGAGTCTGAGGTGAAAGAATTCGTGGAGAAGCTGACGTCGGTCAAAGTCTCGGAGCTACAGCTGGATGAAAAATTTATCTACCTGCGTCTGGCCGGGAAGAAGAGGATTCCGCCGCACGTTAGAGCAGTGCTTGAGATCGGATACAGGAGAAAGGTGGTCGTGAGATGA